From the genome of Gymnogyps californianus isolate 813 chromosome 4, ASM1813914v2, whole genome shotgun sequence:
aaaaagtctaaCGATGGTCTGTTCCATCGTACATCCTCCTCCCGTCTGCGCTTTAGCcggcttttcttttcattcagaaCGCAAGGCTGAGAGCGGCATCTCAACAAGCCCTGACGCCGGCTGAGCTCGGGTGTGGAGGTGGGAGTGCTGTTGGCTGAAGGCAAGAGATTTCCCGTCTCAGTGATGTGCtcctgggagagggagaggcGGCGCCTTGGGTTAAAGTCACAAGGGCCTCCAGAATTCCAGCGGGTACTTGAGCTTGTGCTGCCCTCGCTACTGTCCACAAACCCgctgctggcagaggaaggTCTGGGTACTGGTGATGTGTTGAAGCTGGTGATAGTGAAGACGTTATTTAGCGACAGTATGTTTTGTGGCAGACTGATACTTGTGCTTCTCTGTAAGGTTGCACTTCCATGACTGTTGCAGCGTTGCAAAGTAGCACTACCGCCACTATTACACCGTCTCTTCGACACGGGAGTCCAAACCTTTGAATTGCCAGGCTTCCACGGTGACCGACAGCGAGCCAGCTCATCTGGCTCAGAGAGGGACCTACAATGGCGTTTCGTTGGTGGTGCCAAGGGTTGACCGGAGTTTTCGTTAAGGTTTAATTCACTTATCCATCCTGACACCATAGACGTACTGGAAGATtcctgctgccactgcagaCTACCATTACTGGCAGTGCCGGTGCTGAATGGGCACAGTGGGAAAGGGTAAGCTGAATTCCTTGTTGTGTCAGTCTGGATTGGGCATCCCCCACTTAAAGCTTTCCAAGGActctcttctgaaaacaaaagaaagatacaggtgaaagatgcaaaggaaaaagacactTGGTTTTAAACCTAGTTTAATGTAAAACCATGAATCAAACTCAAGCTTAGGAGGATGAGCCGTAAATACCCAGCTCTTACTCAAAATTTCACACTATAGTTACATATTCATTTCAAAAAAGGTaggaaattctgaaaacatgaagACCAAAGTATTTCAGGAGCCAATCCAGAGATTCCAGTATATATGTACCTTGTTAATGCTTCCTGTATACTGAAAGATCACTGCACTGTGTTTCTTAGCAAGCAGCACAGACAGCCTCCTTACCTGCTTCCTAGTGCACAGCATATACCACAATTAAAACCTGTAACAGTGAACAACCTAAGGTACAACCAAAATGGATTAACAAGTAATGTGAGAACCCAccagggaaatttttttttttttaaataaaagagcagGATAATCTCTTCATAGACTGCTGTCCTTCATTTGGCTGTTATGCTTTTCTATTAAGAATACCTCACTAAAGAAAAGTTTCAAACAGATGGGCGTTCACATTCTGTGGTGTGAAAAGCTTTACTTTAAATTAGAAACAGTATAAAGTTAAATCAGACTGCAgattgtttccttcttttgctcATATTCAAAGTGTAAGGGGGGGGAAATCTTAATTcaatgcataaaataaagtGAGTATCCCTTAAGCACCTCCTGCAAGTTTTACTGTGAATACAGACATAACCCATAGCGCACAACTTCTCATCTGAAGTGGCAATGCTGGGTTAAAAGCAGTCTGCCAGCGAAGCCTCTCACTCTtttgtaaagcatttctttgaGAACATTCTGCACATTTTACAGCTGTTCCTCCACATTATACAATGAAGTGTAAGAACTACAGCAGACTTTGGATTTGCAaattgaaaagcagcaaaactgttGGCCAGTTAACAGTGCTTCATGCTTGGTTAGAAAATTTGCTAATTTAAACCAATTAGCCAAGTGTTTCACTTATCCcagctttaaagaaagaatatttaaaatagcaagtTTTTCCCCTACGCCTATTTTAAGAACCTAGATATAGCCTAAACATTAAATACTTGTATATTCTTACAGTTGGCTGTCTAAACTAAGTTTTAGAGTAATCAACAGATAAAAGATTTGCTGAGTAGCTTTAAAAGTTGCAAACCCAAATAGTTGTACATGTTCCATGCCCAAAGTATGTCATGGATTATCCTGTTTATTTGGATCTTATTTAAAGGACACCCTATTGTCTCAAAATCATTTAACTGTGCAGACAGCTGGCCTATTCAAACAACATGTTTTATTAGAattcctctgtccttcctcctccattctTTCAGATGGGTACAACCACATACTGTGCTTTGCCTTAAGCATGTAAGCTCTTCAAGGCAGGGACCATCCATAATTCAATGCAAGTAAAATAGCCAACACAATGGGATCCAGATAATGTTTGAAACTCCTAGCATCACTGTAGGACAATTTGCTAGCTTGGACTggcctgatttttaaaaatccttagGAAGCTTTCTCCCAGGCTGGGAGGCTGGTTTAAAGTTtactgtaaaaaacaaaagtcaAGAGTTGCACATGTGTTTTAATTGTTTACATGGTAGTAGTATATAAGATAAAATACCATTTCCCTTTGAAACCTCACACAAACCAAGATTCACATTTTACAGGGAATCCCACTGAGCAAATAAAAATCCTCCATGCTTAAAGACACGACAGAACATGCAAAATTTCAAGTCCATCCCTTAATAAAGCAGTACAATGTTTACATATCAATAAgtggcatttttgtttttgctaGATACAACTTACTCTTCTTCTAATAGGACCAAGagtggaaaagcaaataacacTTGTATGAAAGCACTGGACTTCAACTTGTGGTTTGCATCATGCTGGATATTCTATGTGGCAACATATGTAAGAAGGTGTGTAAAGATGTGAGAGCTTTCTGCTAGCTGAGGAACCTGAAGATATGTTTAGCATGAAAAACAGCATTGCTGTGCTTCTGTACACCATAGCAGATattgaaccaaaaaaaaaaagtgtgttacAAGGGCTTTTACTATGCAAAGCAGATCACAAGTACAAAACTAACAACCAGCTATTCCCAGTATTGTTCAAAGACCAGCTTAAACCAGCAGGCTCTACAACAGCATGCTCCATCCCCCTCACCttatttacaaaagaaaggCTGCTTGCTATACCAATTACCTCAGTAAAACACAGCTAAGGTTTCTGAAGAACTTACCGTTGATTTCGAAAGGGAACAAGCTGCCACTTTTGTTCAGCTTCTCAGATGAGTACTGAAATTAAtcagaaaagaagttttaacTGTGTGAAAGAGCATACACCTCAAGGAAActgcatgcatttttcagtttccctaTATGTGCATTTAACAACGTCTTTAAAAGGACAGGGTTTTGCTGGGTATCTTGAAGAAATTCCTGAACAGCTGATCTTTCTAAACAAAACCTCTGGCATTGAACtatttgtaatgttttctgATATATTGCTAAGTATCAAGCTATTTCAAGAGTTTCAATGTTACCCCATGTGAATAAACGGCAAAATTAAGAGTGATAATTCACCCTTAATGAAAAAGCTTTGATCCAATTCACATTTCAGTGGAGAGGAAATTAGTCAGACAATCGGGTTTCCATTTTCAATCTTAAGggtaaaaagcaaaacacttcatCTTAAATTAAGAGTCAGGAATAGCTTTATCTAAATGAAGTACACAAACTCTTAAGGGTCCCCAGAATGAACATTGCCCAAACCAGGCTTTActagtattttacattttcttaagaATCAGTGTAGCAAAATGTCTTCTTATTTCCTAAAGTACAAAAGCcatcaaaaaaatctttcctatcCAAAAGTCACCTTTTGCAGACTGACAGTTTTTGAAATCACAGTTTACTGGTGATGGTTCACTACTCAAACAATGCAAAAGCCATGCTTAAAACAAAGTTTGTGTGTTAAGGGCTTCAGAATTTATGATCAAGCTTCATCAGTAGCATCTGCACAGTAAGACAAGTTCATATGTAGAACGTCTTCCATTTTCTTAACTAATTTTACCTAGAAAATATTACTACAAAGGCATTCTTAAATAGTCTACATTTTTCAGACAAAGAACAGAGCTTGCTATCCAGCCTCCTAAAGAGGAGTTATAAATAAATGGCTTAAGGCTCCATCAGAGCCCAAGGGCCATTATTTATTCCCCCATCACCACCTCAGGATGGCGAGCaagattgctttaaaaagagcGACATGTTTCATGTGAACATTGTTTTTTGTGTATAGCCAGAGAACATAGCATTGTACATACACTTCCTTTCCAGatacaaagtaaatttttaaacaaacatccTTGGGctacaaagcttttctttcttgctgtatAGCAACACATGGAGCGCTAGTGACAACTTTTCATCCTTGAGCTCCACATATACAATACAAATCCTAAGTTATGGTAATATTCCCTTGGTGTTATTATTTTAGAGGTAGGAAATAATGGAACTCATGAAAGGACAGGACAGCAATCAgatttttaatcttatttttttaatcaacatcTGGATATGAGACATGCCATTTGATTTTACTTTATGCTTGCATCTGTAGATGCATTTATAACTTCCTTAAGAAGGCTAAGTTTTAAGTAAACAGCAGAACCCCAAGTTTGAGTCTCCATCGGATTTGCAGTTAATTAGCCCTATTCAAACCATCTGAAGTCTGCAACTtgacagcaggagcagcagtcACTTTTACTAGTTTGCTTTTCATAACTGCAGTTGCCAGTTATATGGTATACACATATTAAAAGCTAGTATCAATTGTTTACTCTAAACAGCTACTAAGGTATCACATAGAACACAAGAGCACATTAAGATAACAGTAATAGTCACATTTCAGCTGTCCCTgaaggagaaacaaacaaactacAGAGACTTAAAGATAAGGTTTTTCAGCAAATCCCTCCCTCTTCAGTTTTCCCCAAATGAAAGGCAATACCAGCCTATTCAACTATCAGATAGTagcaaggaaaatacatttttggaaCAGAATTCCATGTCAAAAAGTCTTAAAGCTAATGTATCTTGAATCACATGGAAAAGGGCAATAAGAATGACTTAATCCTAACACAGTAATTAGGGATGTTTAAAAGACTATTCACACAGGCTAAGATCTTGGATGCTTAGAAGGAACAGAACCTCAAGGACAACCGCATGTGGCAATTAGatttatatttagtttttacAAATAG
Proteins encoded in this window:
- the FAM53A gene encoding protein FAM53A: MVTLITEKLQNQSLDDLRCKTYNINLYSSEKLNKSGSLFPFEINEESPWKALSGGCPIQTDTTRNSAYPFPLCPFSTGTASNGSLQWQQESSSTSMVSGWISELNLNENSGQPLAPPTKRHCRSLSEPDELARCRSPWKPGNSKVWTPVSKRRCNSGGSATLQRCNSHGSATLQRSTSISLPQNILSLNNVFTITSFNTSPVPRPSSASSGFVDSSEGSTSSSTRWNSGGPCDFNPRRRLSLSQEHITETGNLLPSANSTPTSTPELSRRQGLLRCRSQPCVLNEKKSRLKRRREEDVRWNRPSLDFFKMTRTLKNSKSLCSLDYEDDDDDDTQMKTIVSSPCDSNDLMNIITPGSSPMKEQLDEVRHHGSCQGSFKTRDYKKAAAVCESDEDTSDCESTEEGIFPLDCGDLDLEQIENN